A stretch of Palaemon carinicauda isolate YSFRI2023 chromosome 34, ASM3689809v2, whole genome shotgun sequence DNA encodes these proteins:
- the LOC137626785 gene encoding piggyBac transposable element-derived protein 2-like has protein sequence MVDYKGTRAEEKAISVTSKVVVSLVKTIKDTSYAAVYGDNCFTSIGLAMCLRSEYGCRYVGTARENRVGQPPIKSVKEMSKKTTQRGTLDYVSSDGILVARWRDNKIITILSTDVGVEPMGTVERYDRAQKEKVPIP, from the exons ATGGTCGactacaagggcacaagggctg AGGAAAAAGCCATCTCTGTGACTTCCAAGGTTGTTGTCTCCCTTGTCAAGACCATCAAGGACACCAGTTACGCAGCAGTGTATGGAGACAACTgcttcaccagtatagggttggccaTGTGCCTGAGATCGgagtatggatgccggtatgtgggaactgccagggaaaaccgagttggacaaCCTCCCAttaagtctgtgaaggagatgagcaagaagacgacgcaaaggggaacactggactacgtctcttctgatggcattCTCGTTGCAAGATGGAGGGACAACAAGATTAttacaatcttgtccactgatgtcggtgtcgagcccatgggaacagtggagcggtatgacagggcacagaaggagaaggttcccattccttga